Part of the Nicotiana sylvestris chromosome 5, ASM39365v2, whole genome shotgun sequence genome is shown below.
TTGATTTTCGAAAACCCAAAGCTTCGTGTTGCATATATTGCGTTACAAACATGGAAAGCAGCCATGTTTTCTGACCCTTTTAACTTCACAGCAAATTGGACAGGACCAAATGTTTGTTCCTATGGTGGAGTGTTTTGTGCACAATCTTTAACTAATGATTCTATTAGAGTTGTAGCTGGCATTGATCTTAACCATGCTGATATTGCTGGTTATTTAGTTCCAGAACTTGGTCTTCTAACAGATCTAGTTCTTTTCCACCTCAACTCGAATCGTTTTTGTGGTATCGTACCTAAAACCTTTAGCCATTTGAAGCTTCTTAGGGAGCTTGATTTGAGCAACAATAGGTTTGTTGGTGGATTTCCTAAAGTGGTTCTTTCTCTACCTTCATTAAAGTTCTTGGATCTAAGGTTTAATGATTTTGAAGGGCCAGTTCCTTCTAAACTTTTCGACAAAGATTTGGATGCTTTGTTCCTTAATGATAATAGAtttcgttttggtattcctgagAACTTGGGCAACTCCCCTGTTTCTGTTCTTGTGTTTGCCAATAACAATCTTGGAGGATGTATCCCAGCGAGCATTGGGAAAATGGGTAACAGTCTGAACGAGCTTATACTAATGAATGATAATCTAACCAGTTGTTTGCCAATGGAGATTGGAATGCTGAAGAAATTAACAGTCTTTGATGTGAGCTTTAACAAGATTCAAGGTCCATTGCCGTCAACAGTGAGCAGAATGAGGAGTGTTGAGCAACTTAATGTGGCTCACAACAAGCTCACTGGTGTTATACCAGCTAGTATTTGTCAACTCCCCAGGTTGCAAAACTTTACATattctttcaattactttaaaggGGAAGCTCCGGTTTGTGCTGCAACTAGATCTGGTAGAGTCATTGACGGGGAAGAAAATTGCATTGCTGGAAAGGAAGACCAAAGATCTGCTAAAGAATGCTCTTCTGATGATGCAAAACCATATGATTGTAGAAAATCTCAGTGCTTTAGCCGTTCTGCTATATCTCCTGTAGTAAAACCAAGACCAAAACCAACCCCTAAGCCAAAAAGACCACCAGTTCAGAACAAACCACCAGCACCAAAGCCATCTACACCCTCAAGACCTGTTGCACCAATTGAATCTCCACCACCACCTTCTTCCAAATCTTCGGGTTCCCATTTTAAGCGCTCTCCGCCGCCACCTCAATCAACTCCTCCGCCATCACCACCACCACCTGTTTACAGTAGTTCTCCGTCGCATAAACACAG
Proteins encoded:
- the LOC104211192 gene encoding leucine-rich repeat extensin-like protein 2, which translates into the protein MRPPSRLHSLFISFLVISLLSFQIYGQEGDIDLDDIKGDADKLIFENPKLRVAYIALQTWKAAMFSDPFNFTANWTGPNVCSYGGVFCAQSLTNDSIRVVAGIDLNHADIAGYLVPELGLLTDLVLFHLNSNRFCGIVPKTFSHLKLLRELDLSNNRFVGGFPKVVLSLPSLKFLDLRFNDFEGPVPSKLFDKDLDALFLNDNRFRFGIPENLGNSPVSVLVFANNNLGGCIPASIGKMGNSLNELILMNDNLTSCLPMEIGMLKKLTVFDVSFNKIQGPLPSTVSRMRSVEQLNVAHNKLTGVIPASICQLPRLQNFTYSFNYFKGEAPVCAATRSGRVIDGEENCIAGKEDQRSAKECSSDDAKPYDCRKSQCFSRSAISPVVKPRPKPTPKPKRPPVQNKPPAPKPSTPSRPVAPIESPPPPSSKSSGSHFKRSPPPPQSTPPPSPPPPVYSSSPSHKHRSPPPPTHKISPVTRHAPPPPPPPSPVYYHHPSPSPPPPPVHYAPPTYKPQSPPPPPPPPVHYEPPTYTPQSPPPPPVHYEPPTYTPHSPPPPVYVTPSSPPPPPPPPVYEHPKPPTPTPSPPAGHTPPQEPSHPAPPTPPCNEPPTPPPSTPHWQPKPSPPPTYNPSPSYTQSPPPPPPTYTYSSPPPPSPSPPPPTYYYSSPPPPPPSPPPPSPSPPPPSYEHVPLPPVVGVSYASPPPPVIPYY